A genomic segment from Blastococcus sp. PRF04-17 encodes:
- a CDS encoding MFS transporter: protein MTTAAPTRTHRIHPAWWVAAVTFLALVGAAAFRAVPGVLIHPLRDEFGWSVSTISAAVAVNMALYGLTAPFAAALMERFGIRRVVVGALLLTALGSGLTVFMTASWQLVLLWGFAVGLGTGSMALSLVATVTGRWFVARRGLVSGILTAGGATGQLVFLPLVAWADTHWGWRSASLGTTAAALAVVPLVLWLLRDRPSDVGVVPYGGTATDDRISTDRDPVRTGAARTAVRGMVEASRSRPFWLLAAGFFICGLSTNGLVQPHFIPAAHDHGMPVTTAAGLLAVVGVFDIAGTIFSGWLTDRVDPRVLLLAYYGLRGLSLFALPTLFGPDLHVSMIAFIVFYGLDWVATVPPTLALCREHFGARAPVVFGWVFASHQLGSAFAAFGGGVIRDVTGSYDLAWFLAGGLCMVAAAASISIRRNLPPPAETLLPTNPEEAAAAQSHG, encoded by the coding sequence GTGACCACCGCCGCCCCGACGCGCACCCATCGGATCCACCCTGCGTGGTGGGTGGCCGCCGTGACGTTCCTGGCGCTCGTCGGGGCCGCCGCCTTCCGCGCCGTCCCGGGTGTGCTGATCCACCCGCTGCGCGACGAGTTCGGCTGGTCGGTCTCGACGATCTCGGCGGCGGTCGCGGTCAACATGGCGCTTTACGGGCTGACCGCGCCGTTCGCCGCGGCCCTCATGGAGCGCTTCGGCATCCGCCGGGTCGTCGTCGGCGCGCTGCTGCTGACCGCCCTGGGCAGCGGGCTGACCGTCTTCATGACGGCGAGCTGGCAGCTGGTCCTGCTGTGGGGCTTCGCCGTCGGCCTCGGCACGGGCTCGATGGCGCTCTCGCTGGTGGCCACGGTGACCGGACGCTGGTTCGTGGCCCGCCGGGGGCTGGTGTCCGGCATCCTCACCGCAGGCGGAGCGACCGGGCAGCTGGTCTTCCTGCCGCTGGTCGCCTGGGCCGACACGCACTGGGGCTGGCGATCGGCCTCGCTGGGCACGACTGCGGCCGCGCTGGCCGTCGTGCCGCTGGTGCTGTGGCTGCTCCGCGATCGGCCGAGCGACGTGGGCGTCGTGCCGTACGGCGGGACGGCGACCGACGACCGCATCTCGACGGACAGGGATCCGGTGCGCACCGGCGCGGCGCGCACCGCCGTCCGAGGAATGGTCGAGGCGTCGCGCAGCCGGCCGTTCTGGCTGCTCGCCGCCGGCTTCTTCATCTGCGGCCTGTCGACCAACGGCCTCGTCCAGCCGCACTTCATCCCGGCGGCGCACGACCACGGCATGCCGGTGACCACCGCCGCGGGGCTGCTGGCCGTGGTCGGCGTCTTCGACATCGCGGGCACGATCTTCTCCGGCTGGCTTACCGACCGGGTCGACCCGCGGGTGCTCCTGCTGGCCTACTACGGGCTACGCGGGCTGTCGCTGTTCGCGCTGCCGACCCTCTTCGGGCCCGACCTGCACGTCAGCATGATCGCGTTCATCGTCTTCTACGGCCTCGACTGGGTCGCCACGGTGCCGCCCACGCTGGCGCTGTGCCGCGAGCACTTCGGCGCACGGGCCCCGGTGGTCTTCGGCTGGGTCTTCGCCTCGCACCAGTTGGGCTCGGCCTTCGCGGCGTTCGGTGGCGGCGTCATCCGCGACGTCACCGGCTCCTACGACCTGGCGTGGTTCCTCGCCGGCGGCCTGTGCATGGTGGCGGCGGCCGCGTCGATCTCCATCCGCCGCAACCTGCCGCCCCCGGCCGAAACCCTGCTGCCGACGAACCCCGAGGAGGCGGCGGCCGCCCAGTCCCACGGCTGA
- a CDS encoding GlxA family transcriptional regulator — translation MASGSVERHEVAVLALPEAMAYEIGLPHQFLGGAVDAEGRRLYRVRVASLDGGPVRTSAGYAVLPEHDASILDAAQTVIIPGIYGTSAMTDGTLPQELTGLLRRTATRARMVSICTGAFVLAAAGLLDGRPATTHWVHSPAFARLFPGVHLDPDVLFVDDGDVLTSAGNAAGIDLLLHLLRRDHGSEVAGRVARRSVVAPWREGGQSQFIERPVPDPGDSGTAATRAWALERLHEPLVLADLAAHARMSVRTFTRRFREETGMSATRWLVLQRVALARRLLESTDAPVERVAELAGFGTTASLRQHLHAAIGVPPLAYRRSFRGPVAHPM, via the coding sequence ATGGCCTCGGGATCTGTCGAGCGGCACGAGGTGGCCGTCCTCGCCCTGCCCGAGGCGATGGCCTACGAGATCGGCCTGCCGCACCAGTTCCTCGGCGGAGCCGTGGACGCCGAGGGTCGCCGGCTCTACCGCGTGCGGGTGGCCAGCCTCGACGGGGGTCCCGTGCGCACCTCGGCCGGCTACGCCGTGCTGCCCGAGCACGATGCGTCGATCCTCGACGCGGCGCAGACGGTCATCATCCCGGGCATATACGGCACCTCCGCGATGACCGACGGAACGCTCCCCCAGGAGCTGACGGGCCTCCTGCGCCGGACGGCCACGCGTGCCCGCATGGTGTCGATCTGCACCGGCGCGTTCGTCCTCGCCGCGGCCGGCCTGCTCGACGGCCGTCCGGCCACCACGCACTGGGTGCACAGCCCGGCGTTCGCCCGGCTCTTCCCGGGCGTGCACCTCGATCCCGACGTCCTCTTCGTCGACGACGGCGACGTGCTCACCTCGGCCGGCAACGCGGCCGGCATCGACCTCCTGCTCCACCTGCTGCGGCGCGACCACGGCAGCGAGGTCGCCGGCCGGGTGGCCCGTCGCAGCGTCGTGGCCCCCTGGCGGGAGGGCGGGCAGTCGCAGTTCATCGAGCGGCCGGTGCCCGACCCCGGCGACTCGGGCACGGCCGCGACGCGCGCGTGGGCCCTGGAGCGGCTGCACGAGCCGCTGGTCCTCGCGGATCTCGCCGCGCACGCGCGGATGAGCGTGCGCACGTTCACGCGGCGCTTCCGCGAGGAGACGGGGATGTCGGCCACCCGCTGGCTGGTCCTGCAGCGGGTCGCGCTGGCCCGCCGTCTGCTGGAGTCGACCGATGCGCCCGTCGAACGGGTCGCCGAGCTGGCGGGTTTCGGCACCACGGCCTCGCTGCGCCAGCACCTGCACGCCGCGATCGGTGTGCCTCCCCTGGCC